The genomic stretch CGGCGCCGGATACAGCACAACATTGAACAATGACCGCGGCCCTTTGAACACCCACTTCAATGTTTCCGCCGGCGAGGACCAACTCTTCGAACAAGTCGCCTCACCTTGCTTCACACAGAAGTATTACCACTCGGAGCATGCGTCGGCGGGTGAATTGTGGGACGCATCGGTTCACGCCGCCGTCACCGCCTTCGATCCCGCATTCGCCGTAGGCCAGGAAATGACCATTCTCATGATGACCCGCCAAGACGCCTGGGAAATCCCGTTCGGGTATCGGGTGTGGATCAACGACTGGGTCGGAACCGTCACCTCACACGCGGAAGGTTTGACCACCGAACGCCTCGGCAACGGCACCCTCATCAAAGTGCCCGACACCTGGCCCGCACAACAAGTCGTCGACGCCCTCACCAAAACCTTCCAAACCAACAACCTCGACGAAGTCCCCATCGAATGGTGACACCGCCCCACACCCCCTAGAGGGGAAACAAGGCACACCATGACAGCACTGACCACCAAAGAATTCACCACATGGGCCAACCGCCTCACAGGCCTCCCCTGGCCCATGACCACCGAGGAATTCGCAAAAATCGCGACACGCGAGTTCGGCTGGACCATCTTTGACGGTAAACAGGTGCTGGCCATCACTCTCCCGAATTATTCCGAACGCGTTTTTGTTGGAAAGACAAGCGAAGAGGAAGTTCGAAAGATTCATTTTCCGTTAGCTAGAACTAAAACGGAAAACCGAGATTCTGAAATAGAGTTGAATGATCTGTTTGCTAGCTATGCAAAAGTCGGCACAGAGACTTGGGGGAACCCAACCAAGACAGAGCATGGCCAAAAGCCTTTGATGACATGGACCCATCCGGCCAGCTGTATACTGAAGATCGTCCGCACACGATCCTTGGTATTGTTCACCTTCTACACTCCACAAGGAGCCCGCTACTACGAGTAGCCACCACACTCAAACAACACATCCCCACCAGAGAAGGAGCCGACGCCATCAGCAGAATCTTGGAAGGCGAAGGTATCTACGACGTTGATGTGATCTACACTCCTGAAAGGTGACCACCAACATGACCCACGATCTCGATGACATTTCCACACGCGCATGTTGGACACGCCTCAACGAAACACCAGAAGACATCGCCCGCATGTCCATGCGTTTCATGAAAGAATTCTCCACCCGACTTGAGACGGGCCCCTGGGAACCACTGGAGGGCGAATGGGACGGCACCGAGGAAGACTTGGTCACAGTGGTGAAGAACAATGCGGTAAAGACCGAGGAAGGCAAAATCAGCCGCGGAGCCGGATACAGCACCACATTGAACAATGACCGTGGCCCTTTGAATACCACCTTCAATGTTTCCGCCGGCGAGGACCGACTCATTGAACGAGTCGCGTCACCTTGCTTCACGCAGGATTTCTATCGCTCTAAGCATGCGTCGGCGGGTGAATTGTGGGATGCATCGGTTCACGCCGCAGTTATGGCTTTCGACCCCGCATTCGCCGTAGGCCAGGAACGAGCCGTTCTTCGCATGACTCGCCGAGGCAGATGGAAGATCCCATTCGGGTATCGGGTGTGGATCAATGACTGGGTCGGCAAGATCACCACCCACGCGGAAGGTTTGACCACCGAACGCCTCGGCAACGGCACCCTCATCAAAGTGCCCGACACCTGGCCCGCACAACAAGTCGTCGACGCCCTCACCGAAACCTTCCAAACCAACAACCTCGACGAAGTCCCCATCACATGGTGATGCCACCCCACCCACGAACCGGAAAAGACAACCCCAGCAATACCTACAGCACACCGTGACAGCACTGGCCACCGAAGAATTCATCACATGGGCAAATCGCCTCGCGAACCTCCCATGGCCCATGACCCTCGAAGAATTCACCACAACAGCAGTCAAAGACTTCGGATGGACCACAACCGAAGGAAACCAGCGTTTCAGTGCTAATTTTTCGACCCATTCCGAGCATATCTTGCTCACCAAGAGAAATGGAACCGAAATTCGGAAATCATATTTTCCGCTAGCTAGATTGAAAACAGAAAATAGAGATTACCGAGCCCGACTGAACGACTTGTTCGTCAGCTATGCGACTGCGGGATCGGAGGCATGGGGGGAGCCAATAAGGACAGAGCGCGGCCCGGAGCCACTGATTGCATGGAAGCATAATTCGGGTTGCATTCTGCAAATCATTCGCACCGACCCGTTGGCTTTGTTTACCTTTTATACCCCACAAGGAGCCCGCTACTACGAGTAGCCACCACACTCAAACAACGCATCCCCACTAGAGAAGGAGCCGACGCCATCAGCAGAATCTTGGCGAAGGAGAAAATCTATGGCGTTGATGTGATCTACACTCCTGAAAGGAGGCCACGAACATGGCCCACGATCTCGATGACATTTCCGTGTATGCGTGTTGGACACGCCTCAATGAAACACCGGAAGACATCGCCCGCATGTCCATGCGTTTCATGAAAGAATTCTCCACCCAAATCAAACTGGATCACTGGAGGCCACTGAGGGATGAGTGGGACGGCACCGAGGAAGACTTGGTCACAGTGGTGAAGAACAATGCAGTAAAGACCGAGGAAGGCGAAATCAGCCGCGGAGCCGGATACAGCATCACCCTACTCAACGGCACTGACTCTTTGAACACCGATTTCAATGTGCGAGCCGGCACGGAGCGACTCATCGAACGAATCGCTTCGCCCAAGTTTTCACAGGATTTCTATCACTCTGAGCATGCTTCGGCGGGCGAGTTGTGGGACGCATCGGTTCACGCCGCCGTTATGGCTTTCGACCCCGCATTCGTCACCGGCCAGGAAATGACCATCCTCATGATGACCCGCCGAGGCGGCTGGAAAATCTCCTTCGGGTATCGGGTGTGGATCAACGACTGGGTCGGCACGATCACCACCCACGCGGAAGGTTTGACCACCGAACGCCTCGGCAACGGCACCCTCATCCGAGTGCCCGACACCTGGCCGGCACAACAAGTCGTCGACACCCTCACCGAAACCTTCCAAACCAACAACCTCGACGAAGTCCCCATCACATGGTGACACCACCCCACACCCCCCTAGAGGGGAAACAAACCACACCGTGACAGCACTGACCACCGAAGAATTCACCACATGGGCCAACCGCCTCGCAGGCCTCCCCTGGCCCATGACCCTCGAAGAATTCACCACGACAGTGTCTAAAGACTTCGGATGGAATTTGGGCAACGGAGGGAAACACTTCATCGCCACTTTCTCAGGACATGTCGAGCACGTGATGTTCAGCGTAAACGACAGGAATGAAATCGATGACGTGCTATTTTTCATAGCAAGAGGCAACCCGGGCGAGCGAGAGAATATTCTTTTACTGAATGATCTTTTTGTTGCATACGTTTCCGCTGGAACGAAGACTTGGGGAAAGGAAGCACAGAAAAGACTGGGAGAAGAGTCATCGGTTACATGGAAGATCCAGGACGATAAAATCCTGAAGTTGGAGCGCACCTCGAAGGTCATTGTGTTCACCTTCTACACCCCACAAGGAGCCCGCTACTACGAGTAGCCACCACACTCAAACAACACCTCCCCGCCAGAGAAGGAGCCGACGCCATCAGCAGAATCTTGGCGAAGGAGAAAATCTATGGCGCTGATGTTATCTACACTCCTGAAAGGTGACCACGAACATGACCCACGATCTCGATGACATTTCCACACGCGGGTGTTGGACACGCCTCAGCGAAACCCCGGAAGACATCGCCCGCATGTCCATGCGTTTCATGAAAGAATTCTCCACCCAAATCAAACTGGATCACTGGAGGCCACTGAGGGATGAGTGGGACGGCACCGAGGAAGACTTGGTCACAGCGGTGAAGAACAATGCAGTAAAGACCGAGGAAGGCAAAATCAGCCGCGGCGCCGGATACAGCATCACCCTACTCAACGGCACTGACCCTTTGAACACCGATTTCAATGTGCGAGCTGGCACGGAG from Arachnia propionica encodes the following:
- a CDS encoding DUF6301 family protein; amino-acid sequence: MTALTTEEFTTWANRLAGLPWPMTLEEFTTTVSKDFGWNLGNGGKHFIATFSGHVEHVMFSVNDRNEIDDVLFFIARGNPGERENILLLNDLFVAYVSAGTKTWGKEAQKRLGEESSVTWKIQDDKILKLERTSKVIVFTFYTPQGARYYE
- a CDS encoding DUF6301 family protein → MTALATEEFITWANRLANLPWPMTLEEFTTTAVKDFGWTTTEGNQRFSANFSTHSEHILLTKRNGTEIRKSYFPLARLKTENRDYRARLNDLFVSYATAGSEAWGEPIRTERGPEPLIAWKHNSGCILQIIRTDPLALFTFYTPQGARYYE
- a CDS encoding DUF6301 family protein, encoding MTALTTKEFTTWANRLTGLPWPMTTEEFAKIATREFGWTIFDGKQVLAITLPNYSERVFVGKTSEEEVRKIHFPLARTKTENRDSEIELNDLFASYAKVGTETWGNPTKTEHGQKPLMTWTHPASCILKIVRTRSLVLFTFYTPQGARYYE